The window TATCTTCAAATGTTTAGAGAATATTCCACATATTTGACACAAAAACAAAAACTAACTACTATAAATTTTTTATACGATCTCCTACTTCATAAAGAGGAAGATATAAGAAAAGAAGCTGCTGAAATTATAGGATTATTGATTAGTATATATGATGAGGAATACAGAAAGGAAGTACCAGAAAATATTAATTTGTCCCAGTCTAAAATAAATAGTATTGACTTGTTTAATAATTGTTTACATTTATTGTTATATCCTAACCATAAAATAGCTGAATCCCAAGGCGAATGGCTATATAATATAAAAACTATAATTCACTCACTTTTCATTAACTGTAAAAAAGATAAATACAATGATTATGCCAATGTATTGCTTGGATTCTACAAAAATTATTATATGCTTCCTGACATTGCACAATTTTATTTACTGCAAACAGTTAAATATATACCAATTTCAAATTTAAACCCTGAATTATCTAGAGAAATTTCTTCTTTTGTTCTCTATTTAGCAAATTCAAGCAATTCAGAAATAAGATTGGGTGCATTAGACATAATAGTAGATCTACTACCTTCTTTAAATATAAATTCTACTTTCAATAAGTCATTAAAAAGATTGCTACTTGAAAGCAATAAACCTTCTCAATATCCGGCTGAAAATTATTTAAAACATATTCTAGCTGAAAAATTAGATTTGGATAATGATACAAAACAAAAGTATAAAAACTTCTATGTAAAAGATGAAGAAAATATTTCTGAAATATTCTTAAAAAATTTAAAAACTGCTACCAAATGGATGAATAAAAAAATCAATATAGATATTTTGTACTATCAAGTTCTAAAATCCCCAGAAACTACTGGTCTTCATACAGCTATGCATTTTTGCAATCTTTTGAAAGTAAGTGCTGTAGAAAGAGTTAGAAATTATGCAGGAGAGACACTTTTAAAAATAATGCCAGTACTTTCTTTAGATCAGAAAAATGATGTAGCTATTGAACTTTTAAGAGCTTTAGAAATGCAAAGCTATCAATTCACTAAATATATACCAGACTATCTTGGGCAACTCATATTGTACTTACATCCAGGAGAATTGGACGAAATAATAGATGATTTTGAAGAAAAAATTAAAACATCAAATGTTCAAGTAACTTTTTTAATTTTAAAAACCATTGGAATAGCTATCAAGCACTATCCAGAATACAAAATTAGATTTAATGAATCCACTGATAAATATGAAAAAAGGCTTATAAGAATGTTGGGAATATTGTTGATAGAAATGGCCAATTTTGATGATGAAGTAAAGACAGAAGCCTTCAGAGTCATAGGGGTAGATGTATTTGGTTCAAAAATTCTTTCTCTAAAGGAAAAACATTCTATTTTTCAAATAATATCTAAAAAAATATTAACACTCCTTCCAAAACGAGAAGAAAACGAGCTGTTATTTTTAAATAACTCTTCAGCTTTAAATCACATATATAGATTCATCGCCGACTATGAATTTCATTATGGAAAAATAAATATTAATTCAAAAAATAAAATTGCATTTTTCCCTGGTACTTTTGATCCTTTTTCATTGAGCCATAAAGAGATAGCAATAGAAATAAGAAATCTAGGTTTTGAAGTATATTTAGCCGTAGATGAATTTTCTTGGTCAAAAAGAACTCAACCGCATACCTTTAGAAAGAATATAATGAATATGTCCATTGCCAATGAAATAGATATATATCCTTTTCCGTCCGAAACGCCAATAAATCTTTCAAATAGAGAGGATCTTAAGACCTTAGAAAAGCTATTTAATGATTCAAAGGTTTATATTGTAGTAGGTAGTGATGTATTATTAAATGCATCTTTTTATAAAAAAATTAGCTATATCCATGAGTTCCCTCATATAATTTTCAATAGGAAAAGCCATTTTTCAAGGAAAGATGATATTAAACTATTGGACAGTGAAATTAAAAAAATCAAAGGAGATGTAATTCAACTATCATTGTCTCCTCAGTATGAAGATATAAGTTCAACGCAAATAAGAAACAATATAGATTTAAACAGAGATATTTCCAAATTAATTGATCCTTTGGCTCAAAAATATATATATAAATATGGTTTATATCTGAAGGAACCCCGATACAAATCTCTACTTCAAACTAAAACTATAGAAATAGAAATTATAAATAATATTTCTCAAGACTTTCTTGAAAATTTTTTATATTTAAATGAAAGTTTTAGAGACAATCTAATTTTTAGTGATTCTTTAAATCTAAGGATACTTCTAATTAGGAATACGGAAGATAATAAAATACTAGCTTTTTCAATATTTCATTGGATAAGAAATGGTTTCCTCTATGATGAATTCAAAAATAGAGATATCACACAATATATAAGGTCAAATGCAAAGGGTCGAATTGTTGAAATAGATGGAGTTTATAGTTTAAATGATGATGACTATCTCTTAGAATTAATTTTAAATGAAACTTTAGCTTTTTGTATACAAAAAGATTATAACTACTGTATATTTAAAAATGTTCTAACCCAAAAAACTTCACCATCCTTAGAAGAAAATTTAAAATTGCTAGGATTTATAAAAACCCCTTATTCCTACAATGAAAATTCAATATTTGCTGTAGACATAAATAATCCTTGTACACTAAATTTAGATATTGAAAATATTCTAAAAGAACCTTTTAAGAGTAACAAAAGGATAAAAAATGCTATCAATAAAACAAGAAAAAATTTAAAAAAAGCTCTATGCAATTTATTTCCTGGTGAACTTCTATTGTCTTTTAATAAAGACATAGTATACAGCAAACTGGTTCAAAAAATATGTGATACAAACAATGTACCTGTGTTTCAAGAAGAAAACAAAATCCTAGGTCCCTATATGTGTGTACCTTTTGGGTCAATACTAAATGGTTGTATAATACCAAATACAGTAACTAAAACTATGCACACGGAAAAAATATTTCAACCCAATATAAAAGAATTCACCATTGGACATTATCCCTATTATTTAGGTTTAAGTGAACAAATAAAAATGCTTCATTCCTTTAATCGACCTTTAATTCTTGTGGATGATCTGCTCCATAAAGGATATAGGCTAAATGTTATAGAACCATTGATAGAACAAGCTAATATAGATATAGAAAAAATAATAGTTGGAATTCTTTCTGGCAGAGGAAAGGAAATAATGGGCATAAAAAACATTGATGTAGATTGTGCTTATTTTATACCAAATTTGAAATTATGGTTCAATGAAAGTTCTCAATATCCTTTTTTAGGTGGAGATATGGTAAAAAGAAATATGAAATTAGAAAGCAACTTACTTCCAAGCATAAACTTTATATTGCCTTATGTATCTCCAAGTTTTATTAAAAACACAACTAATGAAGCTATATATAATCTGTCTGAAATATCATTGTCAAATTCATTAAAGATATTAGAATCCATAGAAGAAGAATATCAAACAATAAATGAAAAAGCATTAAGCCTAAAAAATTTAGGTGAAATATTGGAGTCTCCTAGATATCCTGATAGAGGAAAAGATATTAAATATGATATGACTCTAAAACCTTCTTTATATGTAAAAAACGATTTAGAAAATCTGAAAAGATTAGAAAACATTGTGAAAAGGTAGGGGTTGAAAATGTTTAAATACTATAAATATAAAGATAAATATTTGTTTTCTACAAATGAATATGAAAATATGAAAATAGTAGGAGAAGATGAGATAAAAAATTCTGATAAAACTATATATTTTTTGGATAAATTTAATCCTCTATATTCCAGGAGTTCATTTTCAATATCTCATCCTTCACTATTATTTTTAAAAAAGGAAGATTTAAATTTTTTAAGAAAAAATGAATTAGAAGAAGCAAACGTTCCTCAATGGTTAATGGATAAAATAAATAAAAGAAATATTAGAGCAGTAAATACCATGTACCCAAATTGGGAAAAACTACTTTTTGAAGAAACTAAAGATAAATGGAAACTAAATCTCTTAGCTTTGGGAGATGTAGGTGGAACCTTACTTATAGGTTTGAGACTTCTAGGCAGTAAATATATTGATGAAATAGGCATATATGATAGACATTTAGATAGAATGAAAAGATGGGAATATGAATTAAACCAAGTAAGAGCACCATTTACAGATGAAGAATATCCAAAAATAAAAGGAATAGATGTAGACGAACTGTTTGACTGCGACATGTTTATATTTTGTGCGTCTAGTGGAGTTCCAAAACTAGATAGCAATGTAAGAGATGTACGAATGGCTCAATTTGATGGAAACGCCAAAATAATAAAAGAATATGCTAGAATGGCAAGAAATAAAAATTTCGATGGTATATTTGCTGTTGTTTCAGATCCAGTAGATTTATTGTGTAAAGTAGCGTTTTTAGAAAGCAATACCAATGACAAG is drawn from Sporanaerobacter acetigenes DSM 13106 and contains these coding sequences:
- a CDS encoding lactate/malate family dehydrogenase, with translation MFKYYKYKDKYLFSTNEYENMKIVGEDEIKNSDKTIYFLDKFNPLYSRSSFSISHPSLLFLKKEDLNFLRKNELEEANVPQWLMDKINKRNIRAVNTMYPNWEKLLFEETKDKWKLNLLALGDVGGTLLIGLRLLGSKYIDEIGIYDRHLDRMKRWEYELNQVRAPFTDEEYPKIKGIDVDELFDCDMFIFCASSGVPKLDSNVRDVRMAQFDGNAKIIKEYARMARNKNFDGIFAVVSDPVDLLCKVAFLESNTNDKGVLDFCGIPSDKIIGYGLGVMNARASFYAEGNPRASHFLKEGRVYGPHGEGLVVADSIYNYDEEISMWLTEKAKTANLEIRNFGYKPYIAPSLSSGSLSILSTLQGNWLYGSTYMGGVYMGSKFRLNKTGIEIERLKLPYSLYKRIENTYEKLGDLV
- a CDS encoding cytidyltransferase; protein product: MTNLSFYEIHSNITENLQNDMNIQNKSSIIKYLNTDKFKTNLNNILIQKNFSPNALIHILIDYFNEYSNMTENEWLKYIYEWILSKSFPEKNSKSFNKKLDSLVYIYINLLNTFSKFEISSNLNCFLYKYPITFLTKEEELSIKNKDEYLKFKNLYKSNYLFELMKLDMFLTGHNTLEHVAGVNYLSLYIGRQLKKLGVPIDLGIVTGSSLGHDIGKYGVRENELDRVPYLHYFYTEYWFKKYDMQSIGHIATNHSTWDLELENLPIESLILIYCDFRVKNKKVDDEYQMNIFSLDEAFHIILNKLDNLDEKKEKRYKKVYSKLKDFESFIINLGINVDINVESNSSKEVIRKSYPLMRNREVVENIKYFSIEHNIFLMNKFMDDISFNNILEAARSEYNWRKLSVYLQMFREYSTYLTQKQKLTTINFLYDLLLHKEEDIRKEAAEIIGLLISIYDEEYRKEVPENINLSQSKINSIDLFNNCLHLLLYPNHKIAESQGEWLYNIKTIIHSLFINCKKDKYNDYANVLLGFYKNYYMLPDIAQFYLLQTVKYIPISNLNPELSREISSFVLYLANSSNSEIRLGALDIIVDLLPSLNINSTFNKSLKRLLLESNKPSQYPAENYLKHILAEKLDLDNDTKQKYKNFYVKDEENISEIFLKNLKTATKWMNKKINIDILYYQVLKSPETTGLHTAMHFCNLLKVSAVERVRNYAGETLLKIMPVLSLDQKNDVAIELLRALEMQSYQFTKYIPDYLGQLILYLHPGELDEIIDDFEEKIKTSNVQVTFLILKTIGIAIKHYPEYKIRFNESTDKYEKRLIRMLGILLIEMANFDDEVKTEAFRVIGVDVFGSKILSLKEKHSIFQIISKKILTLLPKREENELLFLNNSSALNHIYRFIADYEFHYGKININSKNKIAFFPGTFDPFSLSHKEIAIEIRNLGFEVYLAVDEFSWSKRTQPHTFRKNIMNMSIANEIDIYPFPSETPINLSNREDLKTLEKLFNDSKVYIVVGSDVLLNASFYKKISYIHEFPHIIFNRKSHFSRKDDIKLLDSEIKKIKGDVIQLSLSPQYEDISSTQIRNNIDLNRDISKLIDPLAQKYIYKYGLYLKEPRYKSLLQTKTIEIEIINNISQDFLENFLYLNESFRDNLIFSDSLNLRILLIRNTEDNKILAFSIFHWIRNGFLYDEFKNRDITQYIRSNAKGRIVEIDGVYSLNDDDYLLELILNETLAFCIQKDYNYCIFKNVLTQKTSPSLEENLKLLGFIKTPYSYNENSIFAVDINNPCTLNLDIENILKEPFKSNKRIKNAINKTRKNLKKALCNLFPGELLLSFNKDIVYSKLVQKICDTNNVPVFQEENKILGPYMCVPFGSILNGCIIPNTVTKTMHTEKIFQPNIKEFTIGHYPYYLGLSEQIKMLHSFNRPLILVDDLLHKGYRLNVIEPLIEQANIDIEKIIVGILSGRGKEIMGIKNIDVDCAYFIPNLKLWFNESSQYPFLGGDMVKRNMKLESNLLPSINFILPYVSPSFIKNTTNEAIYNLSEISLSNSLKILESIEEEYQTINEKALSLKNLGEILESPRYPDRGKDIKYDMTLKPSLYVKNDLENLKRLENIVKR